The DNA segment CACACGCAGAGGTGGCGATGTCGAgctccgccgccgccgccgcatCGTCCCCTCTGTTCTCGGGGGCGCAATTACCGAGCTTGTTAAAGCATTTGCAACCGAGTTTGCAATTAATACAGCACCATCCGCACCTTAATGATTCATTAAAACACAATTAAGTGCGAGTCGGGCCATCCACTGCAATGCGAGCAGGGAGAAGGGTTGAGGGTCGCGACGGGGACGATTAGGGTTATCGGGTGCGGCCGAGGAAATCTCCTTAACGGACCAAAAGCGGCTTCGCTCTATCACTCGGAGTAATTAGCGATGTGATTAACGGAAACCGCCTCCGGGGCAGGCACGAACGTCTTTTATTGTCGGCGGTGGATCGacgatttattattattaacggagACGGTCGTCATCTCGGAAGAACTATTTAATTTAGTGCGCTCGCCGGATTAACGATACAATCAGAAGTGGCGGTTGGTTAATTGTCGCGATTCGCTTTTTATTTTCTCCGGGTTCTCGAAGAAGACCAGCGTTTTCACGGATGTTTTTTGTCGGCCATTGATCGGTTAATGCGGACAAATAAAGCCCGGATTTTGTGATGCAAAAAATCCCAAACAAAAAGCATTTCAAGGATGTGAAATAATTACGAAAGTGGGTTATTATTTTCTACAAGTGGGTACCTCTTGAAAAGATAAATGATTGTATTGAACTCTTCCACAATCAGCATCTAGAGCAATTTTACTACACAATGCTCaacaataatttgaatttattcaCTCGGacgattccaccactcgcctacggctcgtgttggaaCTTACATCCTCTTGACTAATAGCCGTCATTATAGAATGTACTATTCCCACCGTTGATCTTTTCTCACCCTTTCCATGATATTGGgtgtttttttcaattttatttcatagtaggcgttgcagagtcgattgtgaacgcactttACAGgctacggatcacggatcagctgtttaaatcttacgttttacacgattgtatttcaatttcaccctgtatattaccAATATAAATTGATTTCGTTTGGAAGAAGTGTCTATTTTTTTGTGCGGGGTGCCCTTTTCTGAGTatgattttttgttgcaggGCTCCGACGCCAGCTCGGTGATATTCGCCTCGACACCGGCGTCCAGGAAGCGGGAATTCCCCGGCGCCTTGCCGCCCAGCTTGCCGTTGAGCAATGGCACGAGCAGTTCCCCGGTCCCCGCCCCAACTCCCCCCAACCTGCCCGTACCGTCACCGGCCCCCGCCCAGCAGCCGCCGTTGCACCCTCCGACGCCCGCGACCACCGCCGCACCCGGCAGCACCAAGCCGTCGGCGGTGCCGCCAGCAATCTGCGATGTGCCCCCGTCGTCTGCCGCGCCACCACCAGCTAGTGTTCCAGTCAGCGTGCCGCCGGTGACGATGCCTCAGCCGGCGGCCGCCCCCATCGCCCACCATCCCGATTCCACGTCGGGTGCAGCGAGTCACGCGATGAGGACCGACAGTCCGGCGGTGGCGACGTCGGCCAACGTACCGGTAGCGCCGGGGGCGGGCCAGTACCATCACCCGTCGTACCAGCCGTTGTACGCTCCGTACGCGGTGCATACGCCGTTCACGGGCGCCGCCACCATCACGGCGACGGTGCCGAGTACGACCACGGCGGCGGTGGTGCCGCCAGTGACGACGGTCGCCACGGCGACCATCAAAGCGCCGTCGCCGCGCGGCCACAGTCCCAACAGGGAAAGGGAGAGTTACAGGTAAAAGGATAATTGGCCATTAGATTGTGTACAAAACTGTGTGAGTCAGCAACTGACAAACTGCATGAAAAACGTGAAGCAATTAGGTTACTACTGTCAAGGTCGACGCGGAGctaaaattaaactaaataactataaactAATAGCATCGTTAATCACTTGTCATGCGATTACGGCCCAAATGATTCATGTACAGTTTTTGTACAAAgacttttttttaagaatgATTGTTTGATGTCCAGGATTATTTACCtcttaaataaacatttctaTCTAAGAAGTACagtaagaaaatattttgttctgGGAACAAGAGCAAAATCATGGATTATACACTGGATGCGTTTTTCGTAGACCATAATCcaattcttaaaataaaaaaaaatttaaaaaataggaaaGGATTAGATATGATCTTTGCAGTTGCATCAAATACAACGAACAAGGAAATCACCTGAAGTTACACAACATCTTGTACGTGGAACTGTGTACAGCAGATGTTACCACAAGATAAGTAACCCGTTTGCTGACTGAACCGAAACATGTTTGATTCCAAACTACAAAGAGAATCGAAAGACAGTCATGAATATTTGTTGAAACGATTACCAACCGCTGATGAGACATGCAGAACGGAAAGAAAAACAGAGGAAATATGCTAACTCGCTTCGCCAAAAAGAGACAATTGCAGTTCCATCTGGCGGAAAACTCGACAGTTTTATAGCACTTCAGGGGAATAATCATCACTTACTGTATTTTAAGGGGTCAGATCATACCAGAGGAGTCTTATGCGAATATTGTGAGCTAATTGTAgacaaaatgtacaaaaagAATAAATTTCGACTAAATCTAGGGAATTtgatgatatctattggcacCTGTCAatgtctgtcatttttaatgtcattgaaagtacgcaaactcgcatctcgcatttaaaatttgaacgtatgtattaaaaatgcctcgcaaagtgagacatttattaaactctcaaatgaagactactaatatctctacataacctcaatttttatgaGATTTTTCTCCCTTGATCAAAAGTGTAAGTACAATGTTCCCAGCTCTACTTTGGGTATAAATTATTGTGTTGGtgattctttgattaaaaaaaacacgattATGTATGACCTTTCCGAGATATTACAttggatattttttgttttcggaTCAGCACGAATTTTTTGTGGGCCCCCGTCTGAAGTCTCAACTGTAATCCACTACACACGATCGACGTAATTGCAGACCattatattttcttgttaattCCATCGACATCACGTCACGAAAATTACGAATATCTAGTACAGGAGCACTCTTTCTGTGTGAaccaaaataataatactgtCTGAATAATGGAGCAGCAATTTTTTGTTCGTATTTTACCTGCGTCAACTGACCTAGAgcaaaaaaactcactcggTTAAAGTAAAAAGTATGTTTTCACTCTAAAGAAAGAATTTCGAGGACTTTGgagattaatattttttttaatgtttcctCAGGGAAGAGTAAAGAGTAATTTTACGTCATGCCGGTACTTCTGCACACTTTCGTCTAAATGGTGAGCTATTATTTTGATCTAAAAAACCGACATTACTGTGAAAATGGGCTTTGAAACAACTTGTACGCAatgttttctttaattttaccACTTTTATAAAAAAGACATGTTATTTCACTTAGattaataaatgttcaaatgaTGTTCAGGAGGACTTTATGAGCATCGTTTTATTTACTACGATTTAAAGAATGTTGAACTTTTACGAGTTTACGAAGATAAACTCTTTACAACGttacataatacatattaaaatggacaaatgtTAAGAATTATGTGACTGAAGATAATAAAGACTTAAAGGATCATAAAAAACTTGGATAGGAAGACTGAAGTAGGAGTGACAATAATTATCTACATATTTTATCGCTAGTGAAATACAGAGTGGagtaataattgaaataatttggtCGATCTTCGACGTGTTTTTCGTGACGTGTCATGTTCTCTTGTTGCAGCAGCAACGTGAGCAGCCTCAGTAGAGGCAGCGTGACGCCTCTGAGCTGTCCGCCCCCCACCACAGTGTCTTCTAGTCTAGCCATGAGCAAACCTTGGACGGGACCTACCCCGCAACTGAGTCCGGCGCCCCCTCGACCGACGCCGCCTCTGCATTCGTCTTTCCCACCACCGATGTTCACGGCACCTTTGCCGCCGGTGTCCAGGGCCAGCCCGTTGACGTCGGCGGTGCAACCGCCCAACCCCAACCCGTTCTCCGCGGAGAGTCTATTTCAAACGAGTCAGTCGACCGTCTTCTCAACAACACGAATAATGGAACGATTTTTTCCCAGATCAAGCCGACATGCTCAGGAGGGAGCTCGACAACAGGTTCCTGGCGTCTCAGGATCGCAGTCTGGGAGTGGCGCCACCACCGTACTTAAGAACCGAAATGCACCAGCATCAGCACCACCACACGCACGTGCATCAGCACACAACGTCGCTGTTGCCGCCCCCAGCCGCTTCATCTTTGTTTCCTTCGCCTTTGGTAAGGTTCGGAAAGGAGAAGCGAGAAAGAAAATGGCGGACGAATCGAGTTGGTCTACAGCAAAAAACACCTTTCAATAAATAcgtgtatattaaaaattgtaaaaaaaaaaaacgcaaaacATTACGATGGAGtgtttatttctatttttaatgagcttggtgttttttgttcaacaaACAGTTCATTAAACTAGTCGAAACGTTTGGTACCATATGAtgtttaaatttctttttcaaaaattgtttaaataattagattGTTGATAATTTGCGTAGAGTTCTGGATCAACTCGATTTCTCCACAGCTCGTAGCGTACCTTGCCGGCAAATTTTTTCGATGTTGCTAGTTTTATTACTGTATATCAAAGTCTGAACgcttttgtttttgattaGACCGTATCGCCAATGGAACGACTTTCAAGACGAGCCGGCAGCAGTGTGagtataaattttaataacaacacGCAAAGCAATTCGTGTTTCTTGTGTATGATGTGACATTTGCCGGCAAAAAATTTGCAGGTAAAACATATATTACACAGAACTGTGGTGACAGATTTAGTTTTTCTGAATGTTTTTCGTCATTTTCTAGTTCAAGGACATCCCGAAATTAGGCGGGGTGGAATCACCTTTCTACCGACAGAATATGGGCATGCCGAATTATCCTGGTTACACGCCCGGCTTGATTCATCCGGGTCTGACGGCGGGTCCGACACCTTTCGTGCCCCCAAATCATCTACCCACGTTCCAGCCCAAGGTACTTGCCTTTCTGGCGCCATATTTGTATGCCATCATGCATAAAGTGCCGAACGACACACGTCGCTGGTTAAAacagataaaaaatgtaaatacgctgtggttcaaaaattttgaagcactCCGTATGTGTCAATTTGGAGGTGTGTTAACGTGTGTGGTGGAGCCGTCATCATGCTTGCGGCATGCTAATGTGCACTAACTCTCGGCATGCTTTGCCACCCCTAACGCTTTTCTTTGTCCACAGTCGATGCCCACGGATCCGACCAAACCAAAAACAATGGTACGTACGAGCCACCTAGAGCTTTATAATCGCTTTAACCGCCCCACAAAGCATAACATTCATCTCGTTGGGGGAGTGCATGCGTGAACGTCCCGACCGGCAATCGCCTATAAAATCGCTTCTGCTTTGCAGAAATCCGGCAAGTGGAATGCGATGCACGTGCGAGTCGCCTGGGAGATCTACCACCACCAGCAGAAAAGCGGCGAGGCGAAAGGGGGCGCCGCCAAGTCCGAGCTGTTGAGGCCGCCGTCGCACCTGTTCTCGCCGAGCGTCCACGCCAGCCGCCCCCACGAGATGCCATTCCCGCCGTCGCTGGCATCGCACCGGCCCCCCGGCTTCGAGCAGCCCCATCCGAGTTCGCTGTTCACGCCGCCGCCGTCGCACCTCGGCAAGTCGCCGTTCGCCGGCAGTTCGATGTCGCCGTTCACGAGGTACGGGAGCGGGTTCGTGGCGACGTCGACGGCGTCACCGTTCGGGGTGTCGCCGTTCACCAGCACCAGAGATCTGCCGTTGGGACCGCTGCACGATCCCTGGCGGGGGTTGCAAAGGACCGTGCCGAATTTTCCGCCTAGTGTGAACACGTTACCACCGAGTCTGCCGGGATTGCCGCCCCCGACGCCTTGGAACATCAAGCCTGATCCGATACTGGAGCAACGGGAGAGGGAGGCCCGGGAACGGGAGGAGAGAGAACGGGAACGGATGAGGAGGGAGCGAGAGGAAAGGGAGAGGCGGGAGAGGGAAGAGAAGCAGAGGCGGCTCGAGCAACAGGTATTTGTTGTACGGGATAAACTGAAATGGGAAAGGGGACGATTGTTCTGTCAAACTAGATTTGGGTGTAGCTTGGGTCAAGATTTCGAATGCAAAATTCCAACGGGGATAGAGCCACTTTACAAGTTTCAGATTGACTTTGACGCTAAACGAGTCAGAATTGGTATTTGCATAGTTATCTTTTTACCGTTAAAATGTGAGATTGTCTGTGAGTGGTTAAAAGTATCTCCTTGAtcaataaaacttttaaagaaaagaaaaaattagtgaGAAACATTGTTCTCTTTATTATCACCAAAGCTACACTTGAGTACAGGAAACGCAGAACTTTTTGCAACTAGTAATTGCATAACTACCGAGATAATAATTTACCTAGATTTTGCATTAAATTTAtcgcatttatcacaaaagaaaattctgtTAGATGTCATGAGAGGTTGAATTTCAAAGCGTGCaagaattatacaaaaaattcCCACTGTTGTATGCAGATATTTCTTTGTTAATCAATTTTGCATCTTCACTAGATGACAAGGACAAAAAAGTCTGTTAATTTAACTTAGTCATTGTTGCACAAACAACATTTAGAATAAGAACCTGAAAGAAAAAGTACTGGATTTGCAAAGTGTACATAATGACTTGAGTAAGTGTTTTTTTCTGAATGCTTTTCCATAATCGGGTCAAGTCTCTTTCAATCATTCTAAACATGTAAACAATTTCTAttagggaattttattttttctgcagTTACTACCAACAATGTTACCAAATGTCATAGCCGCCTGTTATCCACATTCATAATTACAAAGtcatatgagtttttttgtttcgtttttacTATTgttaaaatgatgaataattttcttcaaatacgtTTATTTAGACTTCATATTTAACAAGTGATAATGaggtttttaaatgttgggctTTTTTTTGTGTACTAGAATGAATCATCAATTCTTACTACTAAAATCAccatcttttattttaatggttCAATAAtccatttaaataattattcattTGCATTAAGCTCATTCttgattaattattgttcGCCGCAAGTTACGAAAATAGTCAATAATCCGGTTGTAAAAGTGGCTTGAGTTCGTAAATGGTAATGAAAGAAAGTTATGTAATTAAAGGACAAGAAGTTGTCAAATCAgttatataataaataataacgaCGGAAACATTTTGGTTCAAACCTGTAACAATAGAAATACCAATCTTAATACTAAGATCGCGAAGATTCTGAATACTGGGAATTAAAACCGTGTGGGGCTGTGGAAGTGGATCTCAGCACAGATACTCGTAGATTAACTAGCTTGGAAGATCACAAAGTAATCCAGTGTGGTTTTTTACCAACAATAAGTTTGAAAAGGCTGGAGAAAGCTTACGATTGGTACATGTATTGATCGCCGCATAAGTTCAATATCGTGACGTGatgaaaaatgattttcttgcaaaccTGACAGGACCAAGCAGTTGCCGGACCTTACGGAGGTCCAGAAAGTGATTCTGAGTACAACCGACAACTAATACGAAGATAGATTAGGATAGAATACGTTGGCCATTATTTCGAAGATTAAGATCTTTGTACGAATTAttataaagtaaataaattgtaTGCATTCATTGCGCAACAAGTTATGACTCACCTCGTTCAAAAACAACGAACAATAAGGAAAAGattcacgaatttaatttcaaaacagcaaaaaaaaaagagttttttgactccaaattgaaaatgtcatttgaacaagaaacattctcggtgacaaaaacttgaGGTGAATAATATCCCTAAAACGCCTCTACACcagcgctctgcggggattACACAAACTACATTTTTGAACATGGTATTTtgatacaataataataaataataatgtaatcAATAGATCATAAAGATTTTTCTATCGGTGTATAATATccatataaaatttataaataaaaatggagtGTCTGTTACATCGATATTTAAACAAGTTCGAACATTTCGGGTTGTTTACGAAATGCACAAGAAAATTTagcagttttttaatttttttgtcttttgcattgttttttttttactcgaaaAGTAATAGCTCAACACGCGTATTAACTAATTTACTCAAGAAAAGATTACCCATCACACTACGTAATAAATAAGCTTTGAATACCTCCTTGCCGATTAATGATGCTTTTTACAGTTtgattaataatagattttacAACGATGACATTACATTTGAtccttaattattattaaattttagtaaaGCAGACGAGGGCACAGTGTTATTAGATACTATATCATGTTTATCTATGTCAAAAGCTTATTGAAACTTTGTTGCAGCAACAGCAAGAGCGCGAGAGACGAGAAAAGGAGCGCCGCGAGATGGAGCGGCGGGAGATGGAGAGAGAACGCGAGCGGGAGCGGGAACGCGAACGGGAGCGGCTTCTCCACCAACAAAGACTGGCCGAATCGGCCAAACAACTCGTACCCCCGGTGATCCGGGACCGCTCCCCTCTGCGCAACGGCCAAGCCGACCCGTCGGACATCCGCATCAAGGAAGAGCCGCGTTCGAAAGAGGAAGAGCTGTTGGCGAGGACCGACCCCAGATACCACGCGTTCTTGCGCCACCCGCCGCTCCAACCGCCCGTCCTGGACCGGTCCAGGATGCTGCCCCACGGCCTGGCGCACTACcctccgccgccgccgacGTCGCACTGGCCCCCGACGACGGATGCCTTCTATCGGTACGAAGCGTTACGGTACAACCCTCTGGTGGACGTGATGCGGGTCGAAGAAGAGAGGGCGAAGCTGTTCGGTGCGTACGCGTCGCATCCGAGCCAGCTGAGGAAGGACCCGGGTTTGATGCATCTGAGGCCGGGACCAGCGCCGCCGACGCAACACCACAAAATGAGTGTCACACCCCCGACGGACTTGCACAAGAAAGAGGAGCCACGATAGCAAATGCCGTGTGATAATAATAGTTAATCGGGGACTCGTCGACGGAGCCAGGAGTCGGGGGATGGATCATTTTCTAAAAGCGCGCAGAAAACGACCGTGCTTCAGTGATATTATAGTATTGTTTGTGTCTTGGTTTACTTTTAGAAAGTGGTCCATGGTTGCGATTTCTCTTGATTTTGTGAATTGTactattgaaaacattttgaaaaattatatcGTAGGGATCCTTCATGACCAGACCGACACACTATAATTCAGAGTAATTCCACTTCAAAACACACAGTGATCTGGCAATTGTAACATAGTCCTTCAAAACACCTCACTCAATCTCTCAAGAAAACATTATTGCAACCAACTCTCGACacacaaaaattcaaaaattatgtaaatttttctttctagTTCTGAAATATTTGGAGAATTCAGAATTTACACTTGACTCAATGACTCTGGATCACTTTTGTTTTCGAGCAGGAATTACGCTCCATTCATGATCTCATTATAATAGCataatcaaaaaaaaaattaataagggGGCTATCGTTCctagaaatatttttgcagTGGTTTTGTATGTATAATGTGTAGGTTTTATGCATATAAACAGCCGTCAGCATCCCTAAATCGACCCATTCGGACAATTCTGACCGCATCAAGTTGTCCCCATGGGTCACAAAAACTGCCTAAAATGAttgtacataaaaattatttaaaaaaacagctTGTAAGTGGACGTAAAAGCCAAAATCATGTCCTCTTTGTTTGTCACTTTCGTTGTTTTATCTTTCAACTATTTATttgtgtacatttttttttaaagtaatttatttaagacTGATGACTTATCATCTTTTACATATACATAGCTCATTTATTTATaccctttttttaatttgtaagatttaaacggctgcagttatttatttttgtttcgttccCGGAATGGGGCCCGGTTTTAATAACGTCATAATGCAATAACTAGCCCGAGTTTCATATTGTTCGAGGGGCCCCGTTGTACGTGCCAGCGTGCTCGGTACATTTGtttgacaaattttgttcGTGTACGTGTGTATTATAGTACTGTTTtctgttgttttaaaaatactcAGTGCCAAAATTCTattcgtttttgtttttgtatatAGCGTACTATGTGGACCAATTTtgcgtttttaaatttcttaccTGGTACCTTGGCACGTACTTATTTTTATGGAGGGGTGGCGTGAAATTAGCCCCACATTCGTGACGAGGTAGCTTGTAATATAATTAAGTCATAATCGCGTGTAGATACCCGCCTTGTCAAAATACATTTCGATATAATGTAGATAAATCACTGTGCTCTATTTAATGTTTGTTAGGaggaaaaaaaacaattttttatgtgtACGATTCTAAAAGAATCGAGTGATGTaatatataataaatattgtttctaTGATATTAGAAACATTAGTCATAAAGAGGTTTAGCTCTGCGCCATATTTTGATTGTATCCACTTCTTGTCCATCCTGCATCGTAATTTCAGTCTTTGTCTCTGTTTTACAGGATCTGTTGACAACTGGTAAATGCAGGTTTCTACATGACCGACTTCGTACCCTGACCCAATCCCATCATCTTTTCCTTGGACCATTGCCTTGTCATGCGAATATGAATCCAAACAATACCAAAGACATGAAGTCACTCCCAAATAATGGTTACAATTTTAGATGACATTTTAAACAACCTTGACTcacctaatttttgttcctagagtgacataaatattactcggtaaatgttttgtttgaagaagttcaaataaaaaccaaaTGAAGAAAGAATAAGGCGCAGCATGATGCAAGATTTAGATTGTTTTTTATATCGTAATACTTCTCGAGACAGGAAACGgaagatttttttatgaaatgaaGTAAACACAACAGTTTCAAATAGAAAAGGTgtattttgtataattttttaaacgacgCGAAGTAACTAGTAAGTATATCAAGATTTCCGATAAAATCACGCGCACGCttccaaataaacaaaaacgacAAAGCAATTTTAAATGTATATTTTCGTTAAGTCTTAAATTACCAGAAACTTGTTTTGTCGCTTATTTACAATCTTTTACGTTTAATACTACCAATTACTTCCTATACCACATGCTCAACGCGCTGtttctcttcactttcttTTGAAGCTGCAAGACTCCGTACAAAAGAGCCTCGGCGGTCGGTGGGCACCCAGGCACG comes from the Tenebrio molitor chromosome 9, icTenMoli1.1, whole genome shotgun sequence genome and includes:
- the tay gene encoding autism susceptibility gene 2 protein isoform X6; this translates as MDVEVKQRNRRRRRAQRMQAQREGKADRHDGPDSGDDDENVVREKPQRPHNRRKKNKEPLVEEDIVEGFSILQFRSYEDLEGLSLTQDPATSDDSGRASERLTGSSVAPRDADSSRDRLSDASSRCSSGKGYICDSEGEDDKGSDASSVIFASTPASRKREFPGALPPSLPLSNGTSSSPVPAPTPPNLPVPSPAPAQQPPLHPPTPATTAAPGSTKPSAVPPAICDVPPSSAAPPPASVPVSVPPVTMPQPAAAPIAHHPDSTSGAASHAMRTDSPAVATSANVPVAPGAGQYHHPSYQPLYAPYAVHTPFTGAATITATVPSTTTAAVVPPVTTVATATIKAPSPRGHSPNRERESYSSNVSSLSRGSVTPLSCPPPTTVSSSLAMSKPWTGPTPQLSPAPPRPTPPLHSSFPPPMFTAPLPPVSRASPLTSAVQPPNPNPFSAESLFQTNQADMLRRELDNRFLASQDRSLGVAPPPYLRTEMHQHQHHHTHVHQHTTSLLPPPAASSLFPSPLTVSPMERLSRRAGSSFKDIPKLGGVESPFYRQNMGMPNYPGYTPGLIHPGLTAGPTPFVPPNHLPTFQPKSMPTDPTKPKTMKSGKWNAMHVRVAWEIYHHQQKSGEAKGGAAKSELLRPPSHLFSPSVHASRPHEMPFPPSLASHRPPGFEQPHPSSLFTPPPSHLGKSPFAGSSMSPFTRYGSGFVATSTASPFGVSPFTSTRDLPLGPLHDPWRGLQRTVPNFPPSVNTLPPSLPGLPPPTPWNIKPDPILEQREREAREREERERERMRREREERERREREEKQRRLEQQQQQERERREKERREMERREMERERERERERERERLLHQQRLAESAKQLVPPVIRDRSPLRNGQADPSDIRIKEEPRSKEEELLARTDPRYHAFLRHPPLQPPVLDRSRMLPHGLAHYPPPPPTSHWPPTTDAFYRYEALRYNPLVDVMRVEEERAKLFGAYASHPSQLRKDPGLMHLRPGPAPPTQHHKMSVTPPTDLHKKEEPR
- the tay gene encoding autism susceptibility gene 2 protein isoform X4, with product MDVEVKQRNRRRRRAQRMQAQREGKADRHDGPDSGDDDENVVREKPQRPHNRRKKNKEPLVEEDIVEGFSILQFRSYEDLELVLKISSKENIKRLSDIERPKLEPKTHITHHISAHNNHGLSLTQDPATSDDSGRASERLTGSSVAPRDADSSRDRLSDASSRCSSGKGYICDSEGEDDKGSDASSVIFASTPASRKREFPGALPPSLPLSNGTSSSPVPAPTPPNLPVPSPAPAQQPPLHPPTPATTAAPGSTKPSAVPPAICDVPPSSAAPPPASVPVSVPPVTMPQPAAAPIAHHPDSTSGAASHAMRTDSPAVATSANVPVAPGAGQYHHPSYQPLYAPYAVHTPFTGAATITATVPSTTTAAVVPPVTTVATATIKAPSPRGHSPNRERESYSSNVSSLSRGSVTPLSCPPPTTVSSSLAMSKPWTGPTPQLSPAPPRPTPPLHSSFPPPMFTAPLPPVSRASPLTSAVQPPNPNPFSAESLFQTNQADMLRRELDNRFLASQDRSLGVAPPPYLRTEMHQHQHHHTHVHQHTTSLLPPPAASSLFPSPLFKDIPKLGGVESPFYRQNMGMPNYPGYTPGLIHPGLTAGPTPFVPPNHLPTFQPKSMPTDPTKPKTMKSGKWNAMHVRVAWEIYHHQQKSGEAKGGAAKSELLRPPSHLFSPSVHASRPHEMPFPPSLASHRPPGFEQPHPSSLFTPPPSHLGKSPFAGSSMSPFTRYGSGFVATSTASPFGVSPFTSTRDLPLGPLHDPWRGLQRTVPNFPPSVNTLPPSLPGLPPPTPWNIKPDPILEQREREAREREERERERMRREREERERREREEKQRRLEQQQQQERERREKERREMERREMERERERERERERERLLHQQRLAESAKQLVPPVIRDRSPLRNGQADPSDIRIKEEPRSKEEELLARTDPRYHAFLRHPPLQPPVLDRSRMLPHGLAHYPPPPPTSHWPPTTDAFYRYEALRYNPLVDVMRVEEERAKLFGAYASHPSQLRKDPGLMHLRPGPAPPTQHHKMSVTPPTDLHKKEEPR